One window of the Epinephelus moara isolate mb chromosome 24, YSFRI_EMoa_1.0, whole genome shotgun sequence genome contains the following:
- the LOC126386752 gene encoding RNA-binding protein 5-B-like isoform X2 produces MGADKRLSRGERSGRYGSDGRRDDPEWHERRSRDMERDYDRRWGDDRHRERFDERRDRDSPEQRGRKRRNSDRSDDEYEGDYPDQDYKMEQEEESKTIMLRGLSLHVTEDDIRSALEQLQGPQPVDIRLMKKRTGISRGFAFVEFYHLQDSTRWMETNQNKLVIQGKSIAVHYSNRRQKFENWLCNACGLYNFRKRLKCFRCGAAKVDGESPGLSGLNAESQQPGDYNGDTIILRNIAPLSTVDGILNILAPYANLSAGNIRLIKDKQTGQNRGFAFVQLSSPLEASQLLTILQSLQPPLKLDGKTIGVDYAKSARKDSAQPDGIRASALSVASTAIAAAQWSSSQLQQGTVTTSDYVALPEGYAQQTQGQSYQVWQQQPEALAPVIGDGLLGAAPGIKTLIPAATGVVISQTAQVYQPVIISQPAIQAHQLVRPADAAQQIASVCTAPLVTPAASTVAATVCAAPAANTTAAPDTSTYQYDESSGYYYDPQTGLYYDPSSQYYYNSETQQYLYWDSEKEAYIPAPTESDTSTEQASANSSSATNNKEPKEKKDKPKSKSAQQIAKDMERWAKTLNKQKESFKSSFQSLGASKEEERRESAAADAGFFLFEKKQMGGFEMPLFMTEQLKITEQETTAKSSLVAAYNGDSDPEEGSSDKAPDDEGKITDWKRMVCLLCRRQFPTKDALLRHQQLSDLHKQNLEIQRRSKLSEAELEELERKETELKYRDRAAERREKYGVPEPPAPKKKFYQPPTPTVNYEQPTKDGLTSDNIGNKMLQAMGWKEGKGLGRHQQGITAPISASLRTKGTGLGIKGSSYELSASDTYKDAVRKAMFARFTEID; encoded by the exons ATGGGAGCTGATAAAAG gcTGAGTCGGGGTGAACGTAGTGGAAGATATGGCTCGGATGGGAGGAGAGATGATCCAGAATGGCATGAAAGACGGAGCAGAGATATGGAGAGGGATTATGATCGACGATGGGGTGATGATAGACACCGGGAGCGCTTTGATGAgcgcagagacagagacagtccAGAG cagAGGGGCCGAAAACGACGCAATAGTGACAGATCCGATGACGAATACGAGGGAGATTATCCAGACCAGGACTACAAaatggagcaggaggaggagagcaagaCTATAATGCTGAGGGGTCTCTCTCTTCATGTCACAGAGGATGAT ATCCGCTCAGCGCTCGAGCAGCTGCAGGGGCCCCAGCCTGTGGACATACGCTTGATGAAGAAAAGGACAG GTATAAGCCGAGGTTTCGCCTTCGTGGAGTTTTATCACTTGCAAGATTCTACCCGATGGATGGAGACCAATCAG aacaagttggtgatcCAGGGGAAGAGCATCGCGGTGCACTACAGCAACAGGAGACAGAAGTTTGAAAACTGGCTTTGCAATGCA TGTGGTCTGTACAATTTCCGGAAGAGGCTGAAGTGCTTCAGGTGTGGAGCGGCCAAAGTTG ATGGAGAGTCACCAGGACTAAGTGGTTTAAATGCAGAGTCTCAACAGCCAGGAGATTACAATGGAGACA CGATCATTTTGAGAAACATTGCCCCTCTTTCAACGGTTGATGGGATTTTGAACATACTGGCCCCCTATGCCAATCTATCAGCGGGAAACATCCGCCTCATCAAAGACAAGCAAACAGGACAGAATAGAGGCTTTGCCTTTGTTCAGCTCTCATCTCCCTTG GAGGCTTCTCAGCTGCTCACCATTCTTCAGAGCCTTCAGCCACCTCTAAAACTGGATGGAAAAACAATTGGTGTGGATTATGCCAAGAGTGCTAGGAA AGACTCAGCGCAGCCTGATGGGATCAGAGCCAGTGCTCTCTCTGTTGCCAGCACAGCCATCGCTGCCGCTCAGTGGTCATCCAGCCAG TTACAGCAAGGTACGGTCACTACCTCTGATTACGTCGCTCTACCAGAGGGCTATGCACAGCAAACACAG GGACAAAGTTATCAAGTGTGGCAGCAGCAGCCGGAAGCATTGGCTCCTGTCATTGGAGATGGATTACTCGGAG CTGCTCCAGGAATCAAGACATTGATCCCAGCAGCCACAGGTGTGGTCATATCCCAGACGGCTCAGGTTTACCAACCTGTTATTATCAGCCAGCCTGCCATACAG GCACATCAGTTAGTGAGGCCCGCTGATGCAGCACAACAGATTGCTAGTGTTTGCACTGCACCACTGGTAACACCAGCAGCTTCCACTGTTGCGGCTACTGTCTGTGCTGCCCCGGCTGCCAACACAACAG CTGCCCCTGACACCTCCACATACCAGTATGATGAGTCTTCAGGTTACTATTATGACCCACAGACTGGCCTGTACTATGATCCCAGCAGCCAA TACTACTATAACTCCGAGACTCAGCAGTACCTCTACTGGGACAGTGAGAAGGAGGCGTACATTCCTGCACCGACTGAATCGGACACAAGCACAGAACAAGCGTCGGCTAACAGCTCCTCAGCCACGAACAATAAAGAGCccaaagagaaaaaagacaagCCCAAAAGCAAGTCTGCACAGCAG ATCGCAAAGGACATGGAGCGCTGGGCAAAAACCTTAAATAAGCAAAAAGAAAGTTTTAAGAGCAGTTTCCAAAGCTTGGGAGCATccaaggaggaagagaggagagagtctGCAGCTGCCGATGcaggtttcttcctctttgagaaAAAG CAAATGGGAGGCTTTGAGATGCCGTTGTTTATGACTGAACAACTCAAGATCACAGAGCAGGAGACTACAGCTAAG AGCAGTCTGGTTGCTGCTTACAACGGAGACAGTGACCCAGAGGAGGGCAGCTCAGATAAAGCACCCGATGACGAGGGAAAAATAACAGACTGGAAGAGGATGGTTTGCCTGCTGTGTCGACGGCAGTTCCCCACCAAGGACGCTCTGCTGCGTCACCAGCAGCTCTCCGACCTTCACAAG CAAAACCTGGAAATTCAGAGAAGATCGAAGCTTTCAGAAGCtgagctggaggagctggagaggaaaGAAACGGAG CTGAagtacagagacagagctgcagagagaagGGAGAAGTATGGTGTTCCTGAACCTCCAGCACCGAAGAAGAAGTTCTATCAACCACCAACCCCCACAGT AAACTATGAACAGCCCACCAAAGACGGCCTCACGAGTGATAACATTGGAAACAAAATGTTACAAGCGATGGGCTGGAAGGAAGGCAAAGGTCTGGGGCGCCACCAACAGGGCATCACTGCTCCCATCTCG GCTTCATTAAGGACCAAGGGCACAGGCTTGGGTATTAAAGGCAGCTCATATGAACTCTCAGCATCTGACACCTACAAGGATGCTGTTCGAAAGGCCATGTTCGCACGCTTCACCGAGATAGATTGA
- the LOC126386752 gene encoding RNA-binding protein 5-B-like isoform X3, protein MGADKRLSRGERSGRYGSDGRRDDPEWHERRSRDMERDYDRRWGDDRHRERFDERRDRDSPERGRKRRNSDRSDDEYEGDYPDQDYKMEQEEESKTIMLRGLSLHVTEDDIRSALEQLQGPQPVDIRLMKKRTGISRGFAFVEFYHLQDSTRWMETNQNKLVIQGKSIAVHYSNRRQKFENWLCNACGLYNFRKRLKCFRCGAAKVDGESPGLSGLNAESQQPGDYNGDTIILRNIAPLSTVDGILNILAPYANLSAGNIRLIKDKQTGQNRGFAFVQLSSPLEASQLLTILQSLQPPLKLDGKTIGVDYAKSARKDSAQPDGIRASALSVASTAIAAAQWSSSQLQQGTVTTSDYVALPEGYAQQTQGQSYQVWQQQPEALAPVIGDGLLGAAPGIKTLIPAATGVVISQTAQVYQPVIISQPAIQAHQLVRPADAAQQIASVCTAPLVTPAASTVAATVCAAPAANTTVAAPDTSTYQYDESSGYYYDPQTGLYYDPSSQYYYNSETQQYLYWDSEKEAYIPAPTESDTSTEQASANSSSATNNKEPKEKKDKPKSKSAQQIAKDMERWAKTLNKQKESFKSSFQSLGASKEEERRESAAADAGFFLFEKKQMGGFEMPLFMTEQLKITEQETTAKSSLVAAYNGDSDPEEGSSDKAPDDEGKITDWKRMVCLLCRRQFPTKDALLRHQQLSDLHKQNLEIQRRSKLSEAELEELERKETELKYRDRAAERREKYGVPEPPAPKKKFYQPPTPTVNYEQPTKDGLTSDNIGNKMLQAMGWKEGKGLGRHQQGITAPISASLRTKGTGLGIKGSSYELSASDTYKDAVRKAMFARFTEID, encoded by the exons ATGGGAGCTGATAAAAG gcTGAGTCGGGGTGAACGTAGTGGAAGATATGGCTCGGATGGGAGGAGAGATGATCCAGAATGGCATGAAAGACGGAGCAGAGATATGGAGAGGGATTATGATCGACGATGGGGTGATGATAGACACCGGGAGCGCTTTGATGAgcgcagagacagagacagtccAGAG AGGGGCCGAAAACGACGCAATAGTGACAGATCCGATGACGAATACGAGGGAGATTATCCAGACCAGGACTACAAaatggagcaggaggaggagagcaagaCTATAATGCTGAGGGGTCTCTCTCTTCATGTCACAGAGGATGAT ATCCGCTCAGCGCTCGAGCAGCTGCAGGGGCCCCAGCCTGTGGACATACGCTTGATGAAGAAAAGGACAG GTATAAGCCGAGGTTTCGCCTTCGTGGAGTTTTATCACTTGCAAGATTCTACCCGATGGATGGAGACCAATCAG aacaagttggtgatcCAGGGGAAGAGCATCGCGGTGCACTACAGCAACAGGAGACAGAAGTTTGAAAACTGGCTTTGCAATGCA TGTGGTCTGTACAATTTCCGGAAGAGGCTGAAGTGCTTCAGGTGTGGAGCGGCCAAAGTTG ATGGAGAGTCACCAGGACTAAGTGGTTTAAATGCAGAGTCTCAACAGCCAGGAGATTACAATGGAGACA CGATCATTTTGAGAAACATTGCCCCTCTTTCAACGGTTGATGGGATTTTGAACATACTGGCCCCCTATGCCAATCTATCAGCGGGAAACATCCGCCTCATCAAAGACAAGCAAACAGGACAGAATAGAGGCTTTGCCTTTGTTCAGCTCTCATCTCCCTTG GAGGCTTCTCAGCTGCTCACCATTCTTCAGAGCCTTCAGCCACCTCTAAAACTGGATGGAAAAACAATTGGTGTGGATTATGCCAAGAGTGCTAGGAA AGACTCAGCGCAGCCTGATGGGATCAGAGCCAGTGCTCTCTCTGTTGCCAGCACAGCCATCGCTGCCGCTCAGTGGTCATCCAGCCAG TTACAGCAAGGTACGGTCACTACCTCTGATTACGTCGCTCTACCAGAGGGCTATGCACAGCAAACACAG GGACAAAGTTATCAAGTGTGGCAGCAGCAGCCGGAAGCATTGGCTCCTGTCATTGGAGATGGATTACTCGGAG CTGCTCCAGGAATCAAGACATTGATCCCAGCAGCCACAGGTGTGGTCATATCCCAGACGGCTCAGGTTTACCAACCTGTTATTATCAGCCAGCCTGCCATACAG GCACATCAGTTAGTGAGGCCCGCTGATGCAGCACAACAGATTGCTAGTGTTTGCACTGCACCACTGGTAACACCAGCAGCTTCCACTGTTGCGGCTACTGTCTGTGCTGCCCCGGCTGCCAACACAACAG TAGCTGCCCCTGACACCTCCACATACCAGTATGATGAGTCTTCAGGTTACTATTATGACCCACAGACTGGCCTGTACTATGATCCCAGCAGCCAA TACTACTATAACTCCGAGACTCAGCAGTACCTCTACTGGGACAGTGAGAAGGAGGCGTACATTCCTGCACCGACTGAATCGGACACAAGCACAGAACAAGCGTCGGCTAACAGCTCCTCAGCCACGAACAATAAAGAGCccaaagagaaaaaagacaagCCCAAAAGCAAGTCTGCACAGCAG ATCGCAAAGGACATGGAGCGCTGGGCAAAAACCTTAAATAAGCAAAAAGAAAGTTTTAAGAGCAGTTTCCAAAGCTTGGGAGCATccaaggaggaagagaggagagagtctGCAGCTGCCGATGcaggtttcttcctctttgagaaAAAG CAAATGGGAGGCTTTGAGATGCCGTTGTTTATGACTGAACAACTCAAGATCACAGAGCAGGAGACTACAGCTAAG AGCAGTCTGGTTGCTGCTTACAACGGAGACAGTGACCCAGAGGAGGGCAGCTCAGATAAAGCACCCGATGACGAGGGAAAAATAACAGACTGGAAGAGGATGGTTTGCCTGCTGTGTCGACGGCAGTTCCCCACCAAGGACGCTCTGCTGCGTCACCAGCAGCTCTCCGACCTTCACAAG CAAAACCTGGAAATTCAGAGAAGATCGAAGCTTTCAGAAGCtgagctggaggagctggagaggaaaGAAACGGAG CTGAagtacagagacagagctgcagagagaagGGAGAAGTATGGTGTTCCTGAACCTCCAGCACCGAAGAAGAAGTTCTATCAACCACCAACCCCCACAGT AAACTATGAACAGCCCACCAAAGACGGCCTCACGAGTGATAACATTGGAAACAAAATGTTACAAGCGATGGGCTGGAAGGAAGGCAAAGGTCTGGGGCGCCACCAACAGGGCATCACTGCTCCCATCTCG GCTTCATTAAGGACCAAGGGCACAGGCTTGGGTATTAAAGGCAGCTCATATGAACTCTCAGCATCTGACACCTACAAGGATGCTGTTCGAAAGGCCATGTTCGCACGCTTCACCGAGATAGATTGA
- the LOC126386752 gene encoding RNA-binding protein 5-B-like isoform X1 → MGADKRLSRGERSGRYGSDGRRDDPEWHERRSRDMERDYDRRWGDDRHRERFDERRDRDSPEQRGRKRRNSDRSDDEYEGDYPDQDYKMEQEEESKTIMLRGLSLHVTEDDIRSALEQLQGPQPVDIRLMKKRTGISRGFAFVEFYHLQDSTRWMETNQNKLVIQGKSIAVHYSNRRQKFENWLCNACGLYNFRKRLKCFRCGAAKVDGESPGLSGLNAESQQPGDYNGDTIILRNIAPLSTVDGILNILAPYANLSAGNIRLIKDKQTGQNRGFAFVQLSSPLEASQLLTILQSLQPPLKLDGKTIGVDYAKSARKDSAQPDGIRASALSVASTAIAAAQWSSSQLQQGTVTTSDYVALPEGYAQQTQGQSYQVWQQQPEALAPVIGDGLLGAAPGIKTLIPAATGVVISQTAQVYQPVIISQPAIQAHQLVRPADAAQQIASVCTAPLVTPAASTVAATVCAAPAANTTVAAPDTSTYQYDESSGYYYDPQTGLYYDPSSQYYYNSETQQYLYWDSEKEAYIPAPTESDTSTEQASANSSSATNNKEPKEKKDKPKSKSAQQIAKDMERWAKTLNKQKESFKSSFQSLGASKEEERRESAAADAGFFLFEKKQMGGFEMPLFMTEQLKITEQETTAKSSLVAAYNGDSDPEEGSSDKAPDDEGKITDWKRMVCLLCRRQFPTKDALLRHQQLSDLHKQNLEIQRRSKLSEAELEELERKETELKYRDRAAERREKYGVPEPPAPKKKFYQPPTPTVNYEQPTKDGLTSDNIGNKMLQAMGWKEGKGLGRHQQGITAPISASLRTKGTGLGIKGSSYELSASDTYKDAVRKAMFARFTEID, encoded by the exons ATGGGAGCTGATAAAAG gcTGAGTCGGGGTGAACGTAGTGGAAGATATGGCTCGGATGGGAGGAGAGATGATCCAGAATGGCATGAAAGACGGAGCAGAGATATGGAGAGGGATTATGATCGACGATGGGGTGATGATAGACACCGGGAGCGCTTTGATGAgcgcagagacagagacagtccAGAG cagAGGGGCCGAAAACGACGCAATAGTGACAGATCCGATGACGAATACGAGGGAGATTATCCAGACCAGGACTACAAaatggagcaggaggaggagagcaagaCTATAATGCTGAGGGGTCTCTCTCTTCATGTCACAGAGGATGAT ATCCGCTCAGCGCTCGAGCAGCTGCAGGGGCCCCAGCCTGTGGACATACGCTTGATGAAGAAAAGGACAG GTATAAGCCGAGGTTTCGCCTTCGTGGAGTTTTATCACTTGCAAGATTCTACCCGATGGATGGAGACCAATCAG aacaagttggtgatcCAGGGGAAGAGCATCGCGGTGCACTACAGCAACAGGAGACAGAAGTTTGAAAACTGGCTTTGCAATGCA TGTGGTCTGTACAATTTCCGGAAGAGGCTGAAGTGCTTCAGGTGTGGAGCGGCCAAAGTTG ATGGAGAGTCACCAGGACTAAGTGGTTTAAATGCAGAGTCTCAACAGCCAGGAGATTACAATGGAGACA CGATCATTTTGAGAAACATTGCCCCTCTTTCAACGGTTGATGGGATTTTGAACATACTGGCCCCCTATGCCAATCTATCAGCGGGAAACATCCGCCTCATCAAAGACAAGCAAACAGGACAGAATAGAGGCTTTGCCTTTGTTCAGCTCTCATCTCCCTTG GAGGCTTCTCAGCTGCTCACCATTCTTCAGAGCCTTCAGCCACCTCTAAAACTGGATGGAAAAACAATTGGTGTGGATTATGCCAAGAGTGCTAGGAA AGACTCAGCGCAGCCTGATGGGATCAGAGCCAGTGCTCTCTCTGTTGCCAGCACAGCCATCGCTGCCGCTCAGTGGTCATCCAGCCAG TTACAGCAAGGTACGGTCACTACCTCTGATTACGTCGCTCTACCAGAGGGCTATGCACAGCAAACACAG GGACAAAGTTATCAAGTGTGGCAGCAGCAGCCGGAAGCATTGGCTCCTGTCATTGGAGATGGATTACTCGGAG CTGCTCCAGGAATCAAGACATTGATCCCAGCAGCCACAGGTGTGGTCATATCCCAGACGGCTCAGGTTTACCAACCTGTTATTATCAGCCAGCCTGCCATACAG GCACATCAGTTAGTGAGGCCCGCTGATGCAGCACAACAGATTGCTAGTGTTTGCACTGCACCACTGGTAACACCAGCAGCTTCCACTGTTGCGGCTACTGTCTGTGCTGCCCCGGCTGCCAACACAACAG TAGCTGCCCCTGACACCTCCACATACCAGTATGATGAGTCTTCAGGTTACTATTATGACCCACAGACTGGCCTGTACTATGATCCCAGCAGCCAA TACTACTATAACTCCGAGACTCAGCAGTACCTCTACTGGGACAGTGAGAAGGAGGCGTACATTCCTGCACCGACTGAATCGGACACAAGCACAGAACAAGCGTCGGCTAACAGCTCCTCAGCCACGAACAATAAAGAGCccaaagagaaaaaagacaagCCCAAAAGCAAGTCTGCACAGCAG ATCGCAAAGGACATGGAGCGCTGGGCAAAAACCTTAAATAAGCAAAAAGAAAGTTTTAAGAGCAGTTTCCAAAGCTTGGGAGCATccaaggaggaagagaggagagagtctGCAGCTGCCGATGcaggtttcttcctctttgagaaAAAG CAAATGGGAGGCTTTGAGATGCCGTTGTTTATGACTGAACAACTCAAGATCACAGAGCAGGAGACTACAGCTAAG AGCAGTCTGGTTGCTGCTTACAACGGAGACAGTGACCCAGAGGAGGGCAGCTCAGATAAAGCACCCGATGACGAGGGAAAAATAACAGACTGGAAGAGGATGGTTTGCCTGCTGTGTCGACGGCAGTTCCCCACCAAGGACGCTCTGCTGCGTCACCAGCAGCTCTCCGACCTTCACAAG CAAAACCTGGAAATTCAGAGAAGATCGAAGCTTTCAGAAGCtgagctggaggagctggagaggaaaGAAACGGAG CTGAagtacagagacagagctgcagagagaagGGAGAAGTATGGTGTTCCTGAACCTCCAGCACCGAAGAAGAAGTTCTATCAACCACCAACCCCCACAGT AAACTATGAACAGCCCACCAAAGACGGCCTCACGAGTGATAACATTGGAAACAAAATGTTACAAGCGATGGGCTGGAAGGAAGGCAAAGGTCTGGGGCGCCACCAACAGGGCATCACTGCTCCCATCTCG GCTTCATTAAGGACCAAGGGCACAGGCTTGGGTATTAAAGGCAGCTCATATGAACTCTCAGCATCTGACACCTACAAGGATGCTGTTCGAAAGGCCATGTTCGCACGCTTCACCGAGATAGATTGA
- the emc3 gene encoding ER membrane protein complex subunit 3 codes for MAEPELLLDSNIRLWVVLPIVFITFLVGVIRHYVSILLQSDKKLTLEQVSDSQVLIRSRILRENGKYIPKQSFLMRKFYFNNQEDGFFKKTKRKVVPPSPMTDPSMLTDMMKGNVTNVLPMILIGGWINWTFSGFVTTKVPFPLTLRFKPMLQQGIELLSLDASWVSSASWYFLNVFGLRSMYSLILGQDNGADQSRIMQEQMSGAAMAMPADTNKAFKAEWEALELTDHQWALESVEEDLMSRELDFDGMFSKELPSGIF; via the exons ATGGCTGAACCGGAGCTTCTGCTGGACTCCAACATCCGACTTTGGGTGGTGTTACCCATCGTCTTCATCACCTTCCTTGTCGGGGTGATTCGCCATTATGTGTCCATTCTTCTTCAGAGTGACAAGAAGTTGACGTTAGAACAGGTCTCTGACAG CCAGGTTCTCATTCGGAGCAGAATCCTtagagaaaatggaaaatacaTTCCCAAACAG TCCTTTTTGATGAGGAAGTTCTACTTCAATAATCAAGAAGATGGATTTTTCAAGAAGACCAAAAGAAAGGTTGTTCCACCCTCTCCAATGACAG ATCCCAGCATGCTGACAGACATGATGAAAGGAAATGTCACCAATGTGCTTCCCATGATCCTCATTGGAGGCTGGATCAACTGGACATTTTCAGGATTTGTAACAA CTAAGGTTCCCTTCCCTCTCACTCTGCGCTTCAAACCCATGCTGCAGCAAGGAATAGAGCTGCTCTCACTGGATGCCTCCTG GGTGAGCTCTGCCTCGTGGTACTTCCTGAATGTGTTTGGACTAAGAAGCATGTACTCATTAATTCTAGGCCAAGACAATG GTGCAGACCAGTCCAGGATCATGCAGGAGCAGATGAGTGGTGCCGCCATGGCCATGCCTGCAGATACAAATAAAGCTTTCAAG GCTGAGTGGGAGGCACTGGAGCTGACCGATCATCAGTGGGCGCTGGAGAGCGTAGAGGAGGATCTGATGAGCAGAGAGCTGGACTTTGATGGCATGTTTAGCAAGGAGCTGCCAAGTGGCATCTTCTGA